In Pseudanabaena yagii GIHE-NHR1, a genomic segment contains:
- a CDS encoding 2-oxoglutarate and iron-dependent oxygenase domain-containing protein, which produces MSTLSTVDISQIPLIDISPLLSGKNSEEIAKQIRAACINTGFFYIIGHGIDEGLQKRLEQLSRQFFAQDIETKLRIKMSLGGRAWRGYFPLEFRLKKVKKAE; this is translated from the coding sequence ATGTCAACTCTATCCACAGTAGATATTTCTCAAATTCCTTTGATCGATATTAGTCCTCTTTTATCTGGTAAGAATTCAGAAGAGATAGCTAAACAGATTAGAGCGGCTTGCATCAATACAGGCTTTTTCTACATCATTGGGCATGGAATTGATGAAGGCTTACAAAAAAGATTAGAACAACTTAGCCGCCAATTTTTTGCTCAAGACATAGAAACCAAACTTCGTATCAAAATGTCTCTAGGCGGTCGGGCGTGGCGTGGTTATTTCCCACTGGAGTTTAGACTAAAAAAGGTAAAAAAGGCAGAGTAA
- a CDS encoding CmcJ/NvfI family oxidoreductase, with the protein MSLESLIADRPTLNETVADTEPEYVEAELNYIKPQSDKPHNYTYEPPAGIPRQNTVNEARRLKIRNGRSLAANLSLDQQGFAFISHRSAVTNFDDETEIRQIYFPEAEKFLKEVTGASRVLVFDFNLRNAQKLKAGETRFKEPVKRVHNDFTAKSGYRRSRDELVAIGVENPDEILQHRFNIINVWKPTGHPVQESPLAVCDARSIKPSDWVASDLIYRDRVGETYLTTYNESHQWFYFPHMQTDEVILIKCFDSAEDIPARFTAHTAFEDPTSLPNSIPRASIELRTLVIYEE; encoded by the coding sequence ATGAGTTTAGAAAGCCTGATAGCCGATCGCCCAACACTGAATGAAACTGTGGCAGATACGGAGCCAGAATACGTTGAAGCAGAACTAAATTACATCAAACCCCAATCCGATAAGCCCCATAACTATACCTACGAACCGCCAGCAGGTATTCCAAGACAAAATACGGTTAATGAAGCAAGGCGTTTAAAAATTCGTAATGGGCGATCGCTTGCTGCTAATCTATCTCTCGATCAGCAAGGATTTGCTTTTATTTCCCATCGCTCGGCGGTAACTAATTTCGATGATGAAACTGAGATTCGTCAAATCTATTTCCCTGAAGCAGAGAAATTTCTCAAAGAAGTTACAGGCGCATCGAGAGTTCTCGTTTTTGACTTCAACCTTCGCAATGCTCAAAAGTTAAAGGCTGGGGAAACCAGATTTAAGGAACCCGTCAAGCGGGTACATAATGATTTTACGGCGAAGTCTGGCTATCGGCGATCGCGGGATGAACTAGTAGCGATCGGGGTCGAGAATCCCGATGAGATCTTGCAGCACCGCTTTAACATCATTAATGTTTGGAAACCGACTGGACATCCCGTTCAGGAATCGCCTTTAGCCGTTTGTGATGCTCGCAGTATTAAACCCAGTGATTGGGTAGCAAGTGATTTGATTTATCGCGATCGCGTTGGTGAGACCTATTTAACTACCTACAATGAGTCGCATCAATGGTTCTATTTCCCCCATATGCAAACTGATGAGGTCATTCTCATCAAGTGTTTTGATTCTGCTGAGGATATTCCTGCTAGATTCACGGCTCACACTGCCTTTGAAGATCCCACCAGTTTACCCAATTCCATTCCCCGCGCTAGCATTGAATTACGGACACTAGTTATTTACGAAGAATAA
- a CDS encoding GNAT family N-acetyltransferase: MKLIAYSSEFQNSLEEFLEIMYSYRGYKFDPIDLHSDMRNIENIYQNQGGNFWIMIANSTVIGSIGLKILNKVDGIGEIKRYFVLPSYQGQGIGALLMEHLLLDATKNELHILRLDTMRESIAARKIFEKYGFQEISKYNDNEIAEIFMELKLKK, encoded by the coding sequence ATGAAATTAATCGCATACAGTTCCGAATTTCAGAATAGTTTGGAAGAATTTTTAGAAATAATGTATTCGTACAGAGGATATAAATTTGATCCAATTGACTTACATTCTGATATGAGGAATATTGAAAATATATATCAAAATCAAGGTGGAAATTTTTGGATTATGATTGCCAATTCCACAGTAATTGGCAGTATTGGATTAAAGATATTAAACAAAGTAGATGGAATAGGAGAGATTAAAAGATACTTTGTTTTACCTTCATATCAGGGTCAAGGAATAGGTGCATTATTAATGGAACATTTATTATTAGATGCAACCAAAAATGAATTACACATATTAAGATTAGATACGATGAGAGAATCTATCGCAGCAAGGAAGATTTTTGAAAAATATGGATTTCAAGAAATTAGTAAATATAATGACAATGAAATAGCAGAAATATTTATGGAACTAAAACTTAAAAAATAA
- a CDS encoding ATP-binding cassette domain-containing protein, whose translation MEAKFPNCGHRISIVGTSGSGKTTLAKNISQQLQIPHIELDALHWEPNWTEATDQVFRDRISAALKGDRWVVDGNYSKVRDLVWSRADTVVFLDYPFLTVLGQLLRRTIRRSLTQEELWSGNRESIRKAFFSQDSILMWMLKTYSQNRRKYPALLQQSEYEHLYFVHLRSPKITEQWLMSLGLLSHSAT comes from the coding sequence ATGGAAGCAAAATTTCCAAATTGCGGTCACAGGATTTCGATTGTTGGCACTTCAGGCTCAGGAAAAACCACCTTAGCAAAAAATATTTCCCAACAACTCCAGATACCCCATATCGAATTAGATGCCTTACATTGGGAGCCAAATTGGACTGAGGCTACCGATCAAGTATTTCGCGATCGCATATCAGCAGCTTTAAAAGGCGATCGCTGGGTAGTTGATGGCAATTACAGCAAAGTGCGTGACCTTGTTTGGAGTAGAGCCGATACAGTAGTATTTCTCGATTATCCATTTTTGACTGTGCTGGGGCAACTTTTGCGCCGAACCATTAGGCGATCGCTCACGCAAGAAGAACTTTGGAGTGGTAATCGTGAAAGTATCCGCAAGGCATTTTTTAGCCAAGATTCTATTTTGATGTGGATGTTAAAAACCTATTCCCAAAATCGTCGGAAATATCCAGCATTATTGCAGCAGTCAGAATATGAGCATCTGTATTTTGTGCATTTGCGATCGCCCAAAATTACAGAGCAATGGTTAATGTCATTAGGACTTTTGTCGCACAGCGCAACATAG
- a CDS encoding GNAT family N-acetyltransferase: MILRIANVNDIPAIAKVHVDTWRTAYHGIIPDEHLENMSYEHREKMWHQVLRHPNNYFVYVVEDDFGQIVGFASGGLERTDDRIYLGELTAIYVLQSHQKQKIGHRLVGAVAERLAQLDIHSMLIWALADNPACNFYKALGGQQVYEKEVEIGGKQLIEVAFGWLDTASLCSLSSSRI, translated from the coding sequence ATGATTTTACGAATTGCCAATGTTAATGATATACCAGCGATCGCTAAGGTTCATGTCGATACTTGGCGAACTGCCTATCACGGGATTATTCCCGATGAACACTTAGAGAACATGTCTTACGAGCATCGAGAAAAGATGTGGCATCAGGTTCTGAGACATCCTAATAACTATTTTGTCTATGTAGTGGAAGATGATTTTGGGCAGATTGTCGGCTTTGCTAGTGGTGGTTTAGAACGAACAGACGATCGCATTTATCTTGGTGAATTGACGGCAATCTATGTTTTACAAAGCCATCAAAAGCAAAAAATTGGGCATCGTTTAGTTGGTGCTGTTGCCGAAAGACTAGCCCAATTAGATATCCATTCTATGCTGATATGGGCTTTGGCTGATAATCCTGCTTGTAACTTCTATAAAGCCTTGGGTGGACAGCAGGTGTATGAAAAAGAGGTTGAAATTGGAGGCAAGCAGCTTATTGAAGTGGCTTTTGGATGGTTAGATACCGCAAGCCTATGTTCTCTTTCTAGTAGTAGAATATGA
- a CDS encoding antibiotic biosynthesis monooxygenase family protein, giving the protein MILEVAILDVKPDLTEDFESTFKAASKIIASISGYISHDLHRCLETKNRYILLVRWQKLEDHTIGFRQSPEYQEWRSLLHHFYDSFPTVEHYESIILP; this is encoded by the coding sequence ATGATCTTAGAAGTTGCGATTCTTGATGTTAAACCTGATTTGACGGAAGACTTTGAAAGTACTTTTAAAGCTGCCTCAAAAATTATTGCTTCGATATCGGGCTATATCTCCCATGATTTACATCGTTGTCTAGAAACTAAAAATCGCTATATTCTCCTTGTACGTTGGCAAAAATTAGAAGATCATACAATCGGGTTTAGACAGTCACCAGAATATCAAGAATGGCGATCGCTACTTCACCACTTTTACGATTCCTTCCCTACTGTAGAACATTATGAAAGCATCATACTACCTTGA